The proteins below come from a single Vanessa tameamea isolate UH-Manoa-2023 chromosome 15, ilVanTame1 primary haplotype, whole genome shotgun sequence genomic window:
- the LOC113399155 gene encoding uncharacterized protein LOC113399155, which produces MGEKNDNQMDDANISSAEVTFDNLTILKEFSNIANLVRNEDFLDTVPKAKLKRVKWVPMFNCLKQGIFDEMVQELSSMWEFENMPEKLEVLEKQKEKFAEINPERTVWRPKYNDVKSQLRASDVANLRKQKILLESLAKEYEARAGRLKKTVTAKRGYLKALQMDIQKYQKKNEEIITNINEKMKNHGKLAELLVPNMVDVHDISWSQKELEDE; this is translated from the exons ATGGGTGAAAAAAACGATAACCAAATGGATGATGCAAATATAAGTAGTGCTGAAGTAACTTTTGacaatttaactatattaaaagaattCAGTAACATAGCCAACCTTGTCAG AAATGAGGATTTTCTGGACACAGTACCCAAAGCTAAATTAAAAAGAGTAAAATGGGTTCCCATGTTTAATTGCTTGAAACAAGGCATATTCGATGAAATGGTGCAGGAACTTAGCTCTATGTGGGAATTTGAAAATATGCCAGAGAAACTTGAAGTTTTAGAAAagcaaaaagaaaaatttgCAGAAATAAATCCAGAAAGAACCGTTTG GAGACCAAAATACAATGATGTCAAAAGTCAACTTAGAGCTTCGGATGTTGCTAATTTACGTAAACAGAAGATATTACTGGAGTCTTTAGCAAAAGAATATGAAGCCAGAGCTGGCAGACTCAAAAAAACCGTCACTGCAAAAAGAGGTTACTTAAAAGCATTGCAGATGGACATTCAAAAGTACCAAAAGAAAAATGAagaaataattactaacataaatgaaaaaatgaaaaatcatgGAAAACTAGCAGAATTACTCGTACCTAACATGGTTGATGTTCATGATATAAGTTGGTCTCAAAAAGAGTTGGAAGATGAATAG
- the LOC113399154 gene encoding serine/threonine-protein phosphatase PP1-beta catalytic subunit isoform X1 has product MADELNVDSLIHRLLEVYRLQQETARRKGKFKDIFSGEFRGCRPGKTVQMSESEVKGLCTKSREIFLQQPILLELEAPLKICGDIHGQYTDLLRLFEYGGFPPEANYLFLGDYVDRGKQSLETICLLLAYKIKYPENFFLLRGNHECASINRIYGFYDECKRRYNIKLWKTFTDCFNCLPIAAIIDEKIFCCHGGLSPDLQGMEQIRRIMRPTDVPDTGLLCDLLWSDPDKDVQGWGENDRGVSFTFGPDVVSKFLNRHDLDLICRAHQVVEDGYEFFAKRQLVTLFSAPNYCGEFDNAGGMMSVDETLMCSFQILKPSEKKAKYQYNGINSGRPATPQRSPPKKK; this is encoded by the exons ATGGCTGACGAACTCAATGTTGACAGTCTAATTCACAGACTTTTAGAAG TATACAGGCTGCAACAAGAAACAGCGCGACGAAAAGGGAAATTCAAAGACATCTTTTCAGGAGAAT TTCGAGGATGCCGTCCTGGAAAGACAGTGCAGATGTCAGAGTCAGAGGTAAAAGGCCTCTGCACCAAGTCTCGGGAGATATTCCTACAGCAGCCGATATTACTGGAGTTAGAGGCACCGCTCAAAATTTGtg GTGATATACACGGTCAGTACACAGACTTGCTGCGTCTATTCGAATATGGCGGCTTTCCGCCAGAAGCCAACTATCTATTTTTGGGTGATTATGTGGATCGTGGCAAGCAATCTCTCGAAACCATATGCCTCTTGCTTGCTTATAAAATCAAGTATCCCGAAAATTTCTTTCTGTTGCGAGGCAACCACGAATGCGCGAGTATAAATCGTATTTATg GGTTCTATGATGAATGTAAACGTCGATACAATATAAAGTTATGGAAGACGTTCACTGATTGCTTTAATTGCCTTCCGATTGCCGCCATTATCGATGAAAAGATATTCTGCTGTCACGGCGGTCTCTCACCAGATTTGCAGGGTATGGAGCAGATAAGACGGATAATGAGACCGACAGATGTTCCTGATACAG GTTTGCTCTGCGATCTGCTATGGTCAGATCCAGATAAGGATGTGCAAGGATGGGGCGAGAACGATCGTGGTGTATCATTTACTTTTGGTCCTGATGTTGTCAGCAAATTTCTTAATCGCCATGATTTGGATTTGATTTGTAGAGCTCATCAG GTCGTAGAAGATGGATATGAGTTCTTTGCCAAGCGGCAGCTAGTTACGCTGTTCTCTGCACCAAATTATTGCGGAGAGTTTGACAATGCTGGCGGTATGATGTCTGTGGACGAAACACTAATGTGCTCTTTTCAG atACTAAAGCCATCCGAGAAAAAAGCGAAGTACCAATATAATGGTATTAACAGCGGAAGACCAGCCACGCCTCAAAGATCGCCTCCCAAGAAGAAATAA
- the LOC113399154 gene encoding serine/threonine-protein phosphatase PP1-beta catalytic subunit isoform X3: MSESEVKGLCTKSREIFLQQPILLELEAPLKICGDIHGQYTDLLRLFEYGGFPPEANYLFLGDYVDRGKQSLETICLLLAYKIKYPENFFLLRGNHECASINRIYGFYDECKRRYNIKLWKTFTDCFNCLPIAAIIDEKIFCCHGGLSPDLQGMEQIRRIMRPTDVPDTGLLCDLLWSDPDKDVQGWGENDRGVSFTFGPDVVSKFLNRHDLDLICRAHQVVEDGYEFFAKRQLVTLFSAPNYCGEFDNAGGMMSVDETLMCSFQILKPSEKKAKYQYNGINSGRPATPQRSPPKKK; encoded by the exons ATGTCAGAGTCAGAGGTAAAAGGCCTCTGCACCAAGTCTCGGGAGATATTCCTACAGCAGCCGATATTACTGGAGTTAGAGGCACCGCTCAAAATTTGtg GTGATATACACGGTCAGTACACAGACTTGCTGCGTCTATTCGAATATGGCGGCTTTCCGCCAGAAGCCAACTATCTATTTTTGGGTGATTATGTGGATCGTGGCAAGCAATCTCTCGAAACCATATGCCTCTTGCTTGCTTATAAAATCAAGTATCCCGAAAATTTCTTTCTGTTGCGAGGCAACCACGAATGCGCGAGTATAAATCGTATTTATg GGTTCTATGATGAATGTAAACGTCGATACAATATAAAGTTATGGAAGACGTTCACTGATTGCTTTAATTGCCTTCCGATTGCCGCCATTATCGATGAAAAGATATTCTGCTGTCACGGCGGTCTCTCACCAGATTTGCAGGGTATGGAGCAGATAAGACGGATAATGAGACCGACAGATGTTCCTGATACAG GTTTGCTCTGCGATCTGCTATGGTCAGATCCAGATAAGGATGTGCAAGGATGGGGCGAGAACGATCGTGGTGTATCATTTACTTTTGGTCCTGATGTTGTCAGCAAATTTCTTAATCGCCATGATTTGGATTTGATTTGTAGAGCTCATCAG GTCGTAGAAGATGGATATGAGTTCTTTGCCAAGCGGCAGCTAGTTACGCTGTTCTCTGCACCAAATTATTGCGGAGAGTTTGACAATGCTGGCGGTATGATGTCTGTGGACGAAACACTAATGTGCTCTTTTCAG atACTAAAGCCATCCGAGAAAAAAGCGAAGTACCAATATAATGGTATTAACAGCGGAAGACCAGCCACGCCTCAAAGATCGCCTCCCAAGAAGAAATAA
- the LOC113399154 gene encoding serine/threonine-protein phosphatase PP1-beta catalytic subunit isoform X2, which translates to MADELNVDSLIHRLLEVRGCRPGKTVQMSESEVKGLCTKSREIFLQQPILLELEAPLKICGDIHGQYTDLLRLFEYGGFPPEANYLFLGDYVDRGKQSLETICLLLAYKIKYPENFFLLRGNHECASINRIYGFYDECKRRYNIKLWKTFTDCFNCLPIAAIIDEKIFCCHGGLSPDLQGMEQIRRIMRPTDVPDTGLLCDLLWSDPDKDVQGWGENDRGVSFTFGPDVVSKFLNRHDLDLICRAHQVVEDGYEFFAKRQLVTLFSAPNYCGEFDNAGGMMSVDETLMCSFQILKPSEKKAKYQYNGINSGRPATPQRSPPKKK; encoded by the exons ATGGCTGACGAACTCAATGTTGACAGTCTAATTCACAGACTTTTAGAAG TTCGAGGATGCCGTCCTGGAAAGACAGTGCAGATGTCAGAGTCAGAGGTAAAAGGCCTCTGCACCAAGTCTCGGGAGATATTCCTACAGCAGCCGATATTACTGGAGTTAGAGGCACCGCTCAAAATTTGtg GTGATATACACGGTCAGTACACAGACTTGCTGCGTCTATTCGAATATGGCGGCTTTCCGCCAGAAGCCAACTATCTATTTTTGGGTGATTATGTGGATCGTGGCAAGCAATCTCTCGAAACCATATGCCTCTTGCTTGCTTATAAAATCAAGTATCCCGAAAATTTCTTTCTGTTGCGAGGCAACCACGAATGCGCGAGTATAAATCGTATTTATg GGTTCTATGATGAATGTAAACGTCGATACAATATAAAGTTATGGAAGACGTTCACTGATTGCTTTAATTGCCTTCCGATTGCCGCCATTATCGATGAAAAGATATTCTGCTGTCACGGCGGTCTCTCACCAGATTTGCAGGGTATGGAGCAGATAAGACGGATAATGAGACCGACAGATGTTCCTGATACAG GTTTGCTCTGCGATCTGCTATGGTCAGATCCAGATAAGGATGTGCAAGGATGGGGCGAGAACGATCGTGGTGTATCATTTACTTTTGGTCCTGATGTTGTCAGCAAATTTCTTAATCGCCATGATTTGGATTTGATTTGTAGAGCTCATCAG GTCGTAGAAGATGGATATGAGTTCTTTGCCAAGCGGCAGCTAGTTACGCTGTTCTCTGCACCAAATTATTGCGGAGAGTTTGACAATGCTGGCGGTATGATGTCTGTGGACGAAACACTAATGTGCTCTTTTCAG atACTAAAGCCATCCGAGAAAAAAGCGAAGTACCAATATAATGGTATTAACAGCGGAAGACCAGCCACGCCTCAAAGATCGCCTCCCAAGAAGAAATAA